TTGTCACTTCTACCAGAAAACATGTCTCTTGTGGACATGGGTATGGTACAAATAATGAAGTCTTAAACACTTGAATACGTTCTCTGTGTAGTAATGTTTACTTCTGTAAGGTTCCACAGTGTTActacatctttttttttttgacagagTACATTGACCTCATCTAGGGAGAATGATTACTTATGGTTACCTTTCAAGATTCTTATAATCTTATTATgggttttagttttttttaaacaagatTTATGAAAGATGGTATATGGTATGTAGGTCATTTATTTTGTGGTTATTCATAGCTGCAGGTCGTGAATTCTCAAGAACAACCTACTTAATACAGTGTTTAGAATGTATACAAAACATGTTTTTCCCCTTATGTATGCTTTACTACAGTTgcgctctgtgtgtgtgtgtgtgtgtattggaTTTGACTATCATCAGCTGTTGTTACTATAACTAAATTCACAGCATTGACCACTTATACAACCCAGAAGATAAACCACTTTCGATCGTTCCTGTTGTTTGAAAATAAACTATCTTCCTATTGTTTGAGTAGTTGTTGGGTAATGTGCTATTAAATTTTGGTCATATCTTAAAATTGAACATTATTGTTGATGGTCCAATTGTGAATTCCACACTGGTGCTCTATATTTTTCAACCAACTGTTTCTTATCACAGGGCCAGGATTTGTACAAGTCTAAGCAAGTGAGAGAAAAACAGATAGTGCGCATACTTGGGAAGGTATGCTAGTACCCCATCTTTCGTTTGgtttatcctctctctctctctctctcaaaaacagTTTGATGATTATGAAGATATTGCCTTTAGTTTGTGCAGTTTATATTTTCCGTCTGTTAGTTACGATATAAGATATTTCTCAACATGAGATGACATACAATATTTTCAGGCACCAACCATTGCAGCCGCAGCTTATTTGAGGTTGGCAGGAAGGCCTCCAGTTCTTCCCTCTAGCAACCTTTCTTATTCAGAGAACTTCTTATATATGCTGGATTCATTGTATGTTCTACTGCTCCCTTTTCCCGCTTTAGTATACTGTATAACTGTGTGAGCATCTTTCTCATTGTATGTTCTCCTCATCTGCTGCATCCTCCTACCTCTTTTGTGTACTGCACAACTGTAAACATCCTTCTCATATGCtaagcatttataaattttttgaataccACGTTCTTCGTTTTTTGGTCATCTCTTCTGctaaagatttgtgagtttaTGGTCTAAAATAATGAAGCAAAAGCGAACTGACATATGGCCACACGGTGTGCTTTTCTTTCTTACACAAGATCTatttggttttttatttatttatgattgTGACCCTTTTGGGTGAATTGTTCTAGCATTGTGATAAGAGGGCCCCTATTAAAATTTGGTTCCCCTTTGCAATTGACAGGGGTGATAGGTCTTATAAACCCAATCCTCGATTGGCACGTGTGCTGGATGTTCTCTTTGTATTACATGCAGAACATGAAATGAATTGCTCCACAGCAGCTGCTAGGCATCTAGCATCAAGGTAGGCAACTAAAGTGCCTAATTTAATCCAAAACAGCCATGAAGTTGTATATCACTGACCTTATCTCATTATGCAGTGGAGTCGATGTGTACACAGCTCTTGCTGGGGCAGTTGGAGCACTGTATGGTCCTCTTCATGGTGGAGCAAATGAAGTATGTTGGCATTTTGTGCACTAGTTTCTTGCTTCTTCTAGCTGCAGTTGAGGCTCATTATAGAATTTATGAAGCAGCATAAAcacctatgtagcaccgacacctctagaggttgAGGTATTGCCGTGTCCTTCACGGGGACATGGCTAGATACGTGTCTgacacgccacgtggtgtgtccagttattttgtttagggggacacggcggggacacttCTGGGACAGGGTGGGggtgtaagtgtatttttttaatttttttttacggtaACTATTTTATtactgattttttttgggtttaagtgTAAGTTAACCGATAAAAACAAGTCCTAAAGAGAAGAAACCCTAACATCAGATTCCTCTCatccattttgttttgtttacatTTTTGCAATTTAAACTTGCggaatatatatacacatggcATGTTCCCCGCCTTCTAGAATTTCCCTGTCCCGTGCCCGTGTCCATATCAGTGTCTGTATTCATGTCCATGTCTGTGCTACATAGATAAACACTTTGAGCCATGCATGGTTGAGCTTGCTTTTGTTAAATTCTTTATGACAGGCTGTGCTTAAGATGTTGGGCGAGATTGGAACTGTTGACAACATTCCGGAGTTCATTGAAGGTGTGAAAAACAGGTGAGTATTGCTATCTGATAGCCCCAGCTGATTAATTGCTTGCAATTTTGTCTTGGGTCGATTGATCTTCCTTTGGCAACTTGGTCGTTATAGGAAGAGAAAGATGTCAGGATTTGGGCACCGTGTCTACAAAAACTATGATCCCAGGGCAAAGGTCATAAGGAAACTGGCAGAGGAAGTTTTTTCGATCGTTGGCCGGGATCCTCTCATTGAGGTATATGTTGCTGCTTAATCATACAAACCCTGTTTGTTGTGGGTTGCTTTCATGTGACAGTAAATTATGACAAGTAAGGGCATTACATGATTATGCTGTTTAAAAGGCCAAGTAAGTTTGCGCACTCTTTTAACTTTGGGAACCCATGTTTAGAACCCAGACAGAAATACCACTTTTGGGTATGGGGATGCGAAGTGTCTGACGTGTGTAGTTAGTCATGCACCTCATAAGCATGTCTATCATTTGAGTTTGTGTGATTTTACGATACTCCCTTATTCTTTGCCTACCAAAAAATGTCTTTTATGATGTTAACGTCGTGATGCGGTGGCTTCCAGATGAACTGTGCCTATTATACATGAAAGGGGACACAGCCCAAATACTCAAACATGTAACGAGCACCTGTCACCTTAGTCTGTATGACAAATACTTCTTAGCAACAAGTATAAATTGCTATGTAGGTTTTCGCCGATGTTCTATGTGAAAGAAATTGTACGCTAGTGTTTTCTAATTCAGTGGGTTGTATGTTTCGTGAGTTTGAGCACCATACCAATCTGCATACATGTTAACCTTTTAGCATGTGTTCACATAGATTTACTATTAGTCTTTAAGTTAATAGAGTGAATTGTTTCCTTTAGTTTCAGGTGTTTTGTCCATGGCACTTATATTCACCCGTTGCTGATCGGTTTCATgtacactttcttttttatgttgTAGATGTAATTGCCATCAATAGACACTGCTCCAGGTGGAAGATGTTTTCttctcatttatttatttatttatcatttaTGGAGAGGTGGGGTGGGGGTTCTTCAATCCATCGCTTCAGTGGGTTTATGTAATCTAAATGCTTAATGGGAGCTTTATGGCCCGTCAACCTGATCTTGCACTATTTTCAGGTGGCTGTTGCTTTGGAGAAAGCTGCACTATCAGATGACTATTTTGTCAAGAGGAAGCTATATCCGAATGTTGATTTCTATTCTGGATTAATTTATAGGTGAGCAGACATTTTCTTCAGTAAAAGTGTCAAGTTTTTATACTGAGCTGATAAATTGATAATCAGGGCCATGGGTTTCCCGACGGAGTTCTTCACTGTTTTGTTTGCAATCCCTCGTATGGCTGGCTACTTAGCACATTGGCGAGAGTCCCTGGATGATCCTGATACCAAGATAATGAGACCTGCTCAGGTTAGATTTGTGGCTTTGCTTCTTCCCCTTTTTACCAGTTTATTAGAGCAAATCTGTTGAACCTTTTGGTCAACTTGAAAATCACCGGGATTTTGGGAAAGTACTTGACGATGAAGGAGCCTAAAAGTGAGAAATTTCCTTTTGTTGATTTCTGCTTtaa
The sequence above is drawn from the Rhododendron vialii isolate Sample 1 chromosome 6a, ASM3025357v1 genome and encodes:
- the LOC131329945 gene encoding citrate synthase, glyoxysomal, which gives rise to METVDPSTSARGRLAVLSAHLSACVEPDAFSPVIEASGASAQTFVAPPPNLKGSLAIVDERTGKKYQVEVSDEGTVKATDLKKITTGRNDKGLKLYDPGYLNTAPVRSSICYIDGDEGILRYRGYPIEELAESSSFLEVAYLLMYGNLPSESQLADWEFAVSQHSAVPQGILDIIQAMPHDAHPMGVLVSAMSALSIFHPDANPALRGQDLYKSKQVREKQIVRILGKAPTIAAAAYLRLAGRPPVLPSSNLSYSENFLYMLDSLGDRSYKPNPRLARVLDVLFVLHAEHEMNCSTAAARHLASSGVDVYTALAGAVGALYGPLHGGANEAVLKMLGEIGTVDNIPEFIEGVKNRKRKMSGFGHRVYKNYDPRAKVIRKLAEEVFSIVGRDPLIEVAVALEKAALSDDYFVKRKLYPNVDFYSGLIYRAMGFPTEFFTVLFAIPRMAGYLAHWRESLDDPDTKIMRPAQVYTGVWLRHYMPLTERMVTLEADKLGQVSVSNATRRRLSGSGA